A genome region from Erythrolamprus reginae isolate rEryReg1 chromosome 4, rEryReg1.hap1, whole genome shotgun sequence includes the following:
- the RGN gene encoding regucalcin — translation MSSAKVECVVPVNCKIGESPVWEEKENSLLFVDITGQKVYRWNSLTKEVQNISVDAPVSTVSLRKSGGYIITLGTQFAVLDWKKKSTTTITDVEKDKPNNRFNDGKVDPAGRLLAGTMSQEIRPAVVERHQGSLYTLFPDHSVVKHFEKVDISNGLDWSLDHKTFFYIDSLSYRVDAFDYDLQAGKLCNRRSMYKMEKEDSIPDGMCIDTEGKLWVACYGGGRVIRIDPETGKRIQTVKLPIDNTTSCSFGGSDYSELYVTSAGLDEASLIRQPQAGGVFKITGLGVKGIPPYSYAG, via the exons ATGTCGTCTgccaaagttgaatgtgttgtGCCAGTGAACTGCAAGATTGGAGAATCGCCTGtatgggaggaaaaagaaaattcccttctttttgtaGATATAACTGGCCAAAAGGTCTATCGGTGGAATTCTCTCACTAAAGAAGTACAAAATATTTCTGTGG ATGCCCCAGTGAGCACTGTATCACTTCGTAAATCTGGTGGCTACATTATTACACTGGGAACCCAGTTTGCAGTTCTTGACTGGAAAAAGAAGTCCACTACCACCATTACTGATGTCGAGAAGGATAAACCCAACAACCGATTCAATGATGGAAAAGTGGATCCTGCAGGAAGACTACTTGCAG GTACAATGTCTCAGGAGATTCGCCCTGCGGTCGTTGAGCGGCACCAGGGCTCGCTTTACACCCTCTTTCCCGACCATTCTGTGGTGAAACATTTTGAGAAGGTGGACATCTCCAACGGTTTGGATTGGTCTCTGGATCACAAAACCTTCTTCTACATCGACAGCCTTTCGTACCGCGTTGACGCCTTCGATTATGACCTGCAAGCTGGGAAGCTTT GCAACCGCAGGAGCATGTACAAAATGGAAAAGGAAGACTCCATTCCAGATGGGATGTGTATTGATACAGAAGGGAAGCTTTGGGTGGCGTGTTATGGTGGAGGACGGGTAATCCGCATAGATCCTGAAACAG GAAAAAGAATTCAGACAGTAAAGCTGCCTATAGACAATACAACTTCCTGTTCTTTTGGTGGATCTGATTATTCAGAACTCTATGTCACTTCTGCTGGACTGGATGAAGCGTCTCTCATACGACAACCCCAGGCTGGTGGCGTTTTCAAG attactGGCCTTGGGGTGAAAGGAATCCCACCATATTCCTATGCAGGATAA
- the JADE3 gene encoding protein Jade-3 isoform X1, which yields MKRHRHLSSSDSSDNESPSTSFSFCSKYRSKSKTPTNEQKKPAEVFRKDLISAMKLPDSHHINPDEYYLFADTWKQEWEKGVQVPASPETIPQPSLRIVAEKVKQVLYTRPRKYIHCSNQESAEPGYINILELAESMCRYDLDDMDIIWLQEVNEDLAEMGYGQLDENTMEKMVEVLERHCHQNMNHAIETEEGLGIEYDEDVICDVCRSPDSEDGNDMVFCDKCNICVHQACYGILKVPEGSWLCRTCVLGIHPQCLLCPKRGGAMKATRTGTKWAHVSCALWIPEVSIACPERMEPITKVSHIPPSRWALVCSLCKVKTGACIQCSVKSCITAFHVTCAFEHSLEMKTILDDGDEVKFKSYCLKHSKTKQSLMPDAENLKSTVDQKQSEREKISLRAQKLQELEEEFYSLVRIDDVAAELGLPKLTVDLTFNYWKLKRKSNFNKPLFPPKEDEENGLVQPKEDSIHTRMRMFMHLRQDLERVRNLCYMVSRREKIKLSHSKAHEQVFNLQVQLINQEIAAGHSLTNALDNTLFYPPPRITLKLKMPKSLGDCKSNLKTGTKTFSPDNSAMIYNKRGISLSKETFISNMKSYSRFQHENRSNGLLESITKSRIVAKESGSENLSELFHPGQSYGKPLALQAALHGQSSVGNGKIQHNSKLEKSNGLMSRVGDITQRNSSSQTTYEQQSVLSAHQASQSTFRKSTMEHFSRSFKEATNSLVRTTEDLRCEKPSRRLSVRERPWGKQTFEYQMGTAPYQDNDGYCPDLELSDSEAESEENKGQIRLRKSSLGRESPNKDFSRDCQNRKKRNLISHSSVQR from the exons GTGTTTCGAAAAGACCTCATCAGTGCCATGAAACTGCCAGACTCTCATCATATTAATCCAGATGAATATTACTTGTTTGCAGATACATGGAAACAAGAATGGGAAAAAGGTGTGCAAGTCCCTGCAAGCCCAGAAACTATTCCCCAACCTTCTCTCAG AATTGTAGCAGAAAAAGTAAAGCAAGTACTTTATACGCGGCCCAGAAAGTACATCCATTGTTCAAACCAAGAGTCTGCTGAACCTGGCTACATCAACATTCTAGAATTGGCAGAATCTATGTGTCGATATGATTTGGATGACATGGATATCATCTGGCTTCAGGAAGTAAATGAAGACCTTGCTGAAATGG GATATGGACAGCTTGATGAAAACACCATGGAGAAAATGGTAGAAGTCCTGGAACGTCACTGTCATCAGAATATGAACCATGCCATTGAAACAGAGGAAGGGCTTGGTATAGAATATGATGAAGATGTAATCTGTGATGTATGCCGATCTCCTGATAGTGAAGATGGAAATGATATGGTGTTTTGTGATAAATGTAACATCTGTGTGCATCAG GCATGCTATGGCATCCTAAAGGTTCCTGAGGGGAGTTGGCTTTGCCGTACCTGTGTTTTAGGTATACATCCTCAGTGTCTCTTGTGTCCAAAGAGGGGTGGAGCTATGAAAGCCACAAGAACGGGTACTAAGTGGGCACATGTGAGTTGCGCTCTCTGGATTCCAGAG GTAAGCATTGCTTGTCCAGAAAGGATGGAACCGATTACAAAAGTGTCCCACATTCCCCCAAGTAGATGGGCTTTAGTTTGCAGTTTATGCAAAGTGAAAACTGGTGCTTGTATCCAG TGCTCTGTGAAGAGTTGTATCACTGCCTTTCATGTCACATGTGCCTTTGAGCATAGCTTAGAAATGAAAACAATCCTGGATGATGGTGATGAAGTCAAGTTCAAGTCATATTGTCTAAAGCATAGCAAAACCAAGCAAAGTTTGATGCCTGATGCAGAGAACCTCAAGAGCACAGTAGACCAGAAGCAATCTGAGCGTGAGAAAATCAGTTTGCGTGCTCAGAAACTTCAGGAACTGGAGGAGGAGTTCTACTCACTTGTGAGAATAGATGATGTTGCGGCAGAACTTGGGCTTCCTAAGCTCACTGTGGACTTGACCTTTAATTACTGGAAATTAAAAAGGAAGAGTAACTTTAATAAACCATTATTTCCTCCCAAGGAGGATGAAGAAAATGGCTTGGTTCAGCCAAAAGAAGATAGTATTCATACTCGAATGAGAATGTTTATGCATTTAAGACAGGATTTAGAGAGG GTAAGGAATCTTTGCTACATGGTAagcagaagagaaaaaataaaactttctCATAGCAAAGCACATGAACAGGTCTTCAATTTACAAGTCCAACTTATTAATCAGGAAATTGCTGCAG GTCATTCCCTGACAAATGCACTAGACAATACATTGTTCTACCCTCCTCCTCGAAtcactttaaaattaaaaatgccaAAATCATTGGGAGATTGCAAAAGCAACTTAAAAACTGGTACCAAAACATTTTCTCCTGATAATAGTGCCATGATTTATAATAAAAGAGGTATTTCACTATCCAAGGAAACGTTTATTTCAAATATGAAGTCCTACTCAAGATTTCAGCATGAAAACAGAAGCAACGGCTTACTGGAAAGCATTACAAAATCTAGAATTGTAGCAAAGGAATCTGGGTCTGAGAACTTATCAGAACTTTTCCATCCTGGACAATCATATGGCAAACCCTTGGCGCTTCAAGCTGCATTGCATGGACAGTCTTCTGTTGGGAATGGGAAAATTCAACACAATTCTAAATTAGAAAAATCTAATGGCTTAATGAGCAGAGTTGGAGATATCACTCAGCGAAACAGCTCCAGCCAAACAACATATGAACAACAGTCAGTACTCTCTGCCCACCAGGCTAGCCAGAGTACCTTCAGAAAATCCACAATGGAACACTTTAGCAGGTCCTTCAAAGAAGCAACCAACAGTTTGGTGAGGACTACTGAAGATCTCAGGTGTGAAAAACCCTCAAGAAGGCTTTCGGTGAGAGAGCGTCCATGGGGCAAGCAGACTTTTGAATATCAAATGGGGACTGCCCCCTATCAAGACAATGATGGGTATTGCCCTGATCTGGAACTCAGTGATTCTGAAGCAGAGAGTGAAGAGAATAAAGGACAGATCAGATTGAGGAAAAGCAGCTTAGGCAGAGAAAGCCCGAATAAAGACTTCAGTAGAGATTgtcaaaatagaaagaaaagaaacttgaTTTCTCATAGTTCAGTGCAAAGGTGA
- the JADE3 gene encoding protein Jade-3 isoform X2, translated as MKRHRHLSSSDSSDNESPSTSFSFCSKYRSKSKTPTNEQKKPAEVFRKDLISAMKLPDSHHINPDEYYLFADTWKQEWEKGVQVPASPETIPQPSLRIVAEKVKQVLYTRPRKYIHCSNQESAEPGYINILELAESMCRYDLDDMDIIWLQEVNEDLAEMGYGQLDENTMEKMVEVLERHCHQNMNHAIETEEGLGIEYDEDVICDVCRSPDSEDGNDMVFCDKCNICVHQACYGILKVPEGSWLCRTCVLGIHPQCLLCPKRGGAMKATRTGTKWAHVSIACPERMEPITKVSHIPPSRWALVCSLCKVKTGACIQCSVKSCITAFHVTCAFEHSLEMKTILDDGDEVKFKSYCLKHSKTKQSLMPDAENLKSTVDQKQSEREKISLRAQKLQELEEEFYSLVRIDDVAAELGLPKLTVDLTFNYWKLKRKSNFNKPLFPPKEDEENGLVQPKEDSIHTRMRMFMHLRQDLERVRNLCYMVSRREKIKLSHSKAHEQVFNLQVQLINQEIAAGHSLTNALDNTLFYPPPRITLKLKMPKSLGDCKSNLKTGTKTFSPDNSAMIYNKRGISLSKETFISNMKSYSRFQHENRSNGLLESITKSRIVAKESGSENLSELFHPGQSYGKPLALQAALHGQSSVGNGKIQHNSKLEKSNGLMSRVGDITQRNSSSQTTYEQQSVLSAHQASQSTFRKSTMEHFSRSFKEATNSLVRTTEDLRCEKPSRRLSVRERPWGKQTFEYQMGTAPYQDNDGYCPDLELSDSEAESEENKGQIRLRKSSLGRESPNKDFSRDCQNRKKRNLISHSSVQR; from the exons GTGTTTCGAAAAGACCTCATCAGTGCCATGAAACTGCCAGACTCTCATCATATTAATCCAGATGAATATTACTTGTTTGCAGATACATGGAAACAAGAATGGGAAAAAGGTGTGCAAGTCCCTGCAAGCCCAGAAACTATTCCCCAACCTTCTCTCAG AATTGTAGCAGAAAAAGTAAAGCAAGTACTTTATACGCGGCCCAGAAAGTACATCCATTGTTCAAACCAAGAGTCTGCTGAACCTGGCTACATCAACATTCTAGAATTGGCAGAATCTATGTGTCGATATGATTTGGATGACATGGATATCATCTGGCTTCAGGAAGTAAATGAAGACCTTGCTGAAATGG GATATGGACAGCTTGATGAAAACACCATGGAGAAAATGGTAGAAGTCCTGGAACGTCACTGTCATCAGAATATGAACCATGCCATTGAAACAGAGGAAGGGCTTGGTATAGAATATGATGAAGATGTAATCTGTGATGTATGCCGATCTCCTGATAGTGAAGATGGAAATGATATGGTGTTTTGTGATAAATGTAACATCTGTGTGCATCAG GCATGCTATGGCATCCTAAAGGTTCCTGAGGGGAGTTGGCTTTGCCGTACCTGTGTTTTAGGTATACATCCTCAGTGTCTCTTGTGTCCAAAGAGGGGTGGAGCTATGAAAGCCACAAGAACGGGTACTAAGTGGGCACAT GTAAGCATTGCTTGTCCAGAAAGGATGGAACCGATTACAAAAGTGTCCCACATTCCCCCAAGTAGATGGGCTTTAGTTTGCAGTTTATGCAAAGTGAAAACTGGTGCTTGTATCCAG TGCTCTGTGAAGAGTTGTATCACTGCCTTTCATGTCACATGTGCCTTTGAGCATAGCTTAGAAATGAAAACAATCCTGGATGATGGTGATGAAGTCAAGTTCAAGTCATATTGTCTAAAGCATAGCAAAACCAAGCAAAGTTTGATGCCTGATGCAGAGAACCTCAAGAGCACAGTAGACCAGAAGCAATCTGAGCGTGAGAAAATCAGTTTGCGTGCTCAGAAACTTCAGGAACTGGAGGAGGAGTTCTACTCACTTGTGAGAATAGATGATGTTGCGGCAGAACTTGGGCTTCCTAAGCTCACTGTGGACTTGACCTTTAATTACTGGAAATTAAAAAGGAAGAGTAACTTTAATAAACCATTATTTCCTCCCAAGGAGGATGAAGAAAATGGCTTGGTTCAGCCAAAAGAAGATAGTATTCATACTCGAATGAGAATGTTTATGCATTTAAGACAGGATTTAGAGAGG GTAAGGAATCTTTGCTACATGGTAagcagaagagaaaaaataaaactttctCATAGCAAAGCACATGAACAGGTCTTCAATTTACAAGTCCAACTTATTAATCAGGAAATTGCTGCAG GTCATTCCCTGACAAATGCACTAGACAATACATTGTTCTACCCTCCTCCTCGAAtcactttaaaattaaaaatgccaAAATCATTGGGAGATTGCAAAAGCAACTTAAAAACTGGTACCAAAACATTTTCTCCTGATAATAGTGCCATGATTTATAATAAAAGAGGTATTTCACTATCCAAGGAAACGTTTATTTCAAATATGAAGTCCTACTCAAGATTTCAGCATGAAAACAGAAGCAACGGCTTACTGGAAAGCATTACAAAATCTAGAATTGTAGCAAAGGAATCTGGGTCTGAGAACTTATCAGAACTTTTCCATCCTGGACAATCATATGGCAAACCCTTGGCGCTTCAAGCTGCATTGCATGGACAGTCTTCTGTTGGGAATGGGAAAATTCAACACAATTCTAAATTAGAAAAATCTAATGGCTTAATGAGCAGAGTTGGAGATATCACTCAGCGAAACAGCTCCAGCCAAACAACATATGAACAACAGTCAGTACTCTCTGCCCACCAGGCTAGCCAGAGTACCTTCAGAAAATCCACAATGGAACACTTTAGCAGGTCCTTCAAAGAAGCAACCAACAGTTTGGTGAGGACTACTGAAGATCTCAGGTGTGAAAAACCCTCAAGAAGGCTTTCGGTGAGAGAGCGTCCATGGGGCAAGCAGACTTTTGAATATCAAATGGGGACTGCCCCCTATCAAGACAATGATGGGTATTGCCCTGATCTGGAACTCAGTGATTCTGAAGCAGAGAGTGAAGAGAATAAAGGACAGATCAGATTGAGGAAAAGCAGCTTAGGCAGAGAAAGCCCGAATAAAGACTTCAGTAGAGATTgtcaaaatagaaagaaaagaaacttgaTTTCTCATAGTTCAGTGCAAAGGTGA